One genomic window of Fusarium keratoplasticum isolate Fu6.1 chromosome 3, whole genome shotgun sequence includes the following:
- a CDS encoding NAD(P)-bd-dom domain-containing protein: MATVLVAGGTGSIGRAIVEALVEQGKFGVIVLGRKPNAELEALLGVRVIATDYGSVDGLVSILEENKVDTVISALGGLAPPDAEKALIHAAKASSVTRRFIPSVFGVKYRPDQAWFPAAQAKLSAMSELEGTNLEWTIVCNGFFLDYWGMPKVKSYLSPMTLFIDAASKEAAIPGFGNTPVVFTYSHDVAKFTAALLTLDKWEKESYVIGTKLSLNEFLQLAEEVRGTEFKKTHDSLELLKSGKITELPGHRYAYEHFPKEALQGMLATFGILFEEGQFDFKPERSLNDIFPEIKPVSAKEMLEIGWKN, encoded by the exons atGGCGACCGTTCTCGTGGCTGGTGGCACCGGAAGCATTGGTAGGGCCATTGTTGAGGCTCTCGTGGAACAAGGAAAATTCggcgtcatcgtcctcggaCGCAAG CCCAATGCTGAGCTGGAAGCGCTCCTGGGCGTCCGTGTCATTGCCACAGACTACGGAAGTGTCGACGGCCTCGTCTCGATTTTGGAAGAAAACAAGGTTGATACAGTCATTTCAGCCCTAGGCGGCCTTGCTCCCCCAGACGCGGAAAAGGCTCTCATCCATGCTGCTAAAGCATCGAGCGTCACGCGTCGATTCATCCCCAGTGTCTTTGGAGTCAAGTACCGTCCCGA TCAAGCCTGGTTCCCTGCCGCTCAGGCCAAGTTGTCAGCCATGTCTGAGCTAGAAGGGACCAACCTTGAGTGGACCATTGTATGcaatggcttcttcctcgatTACTGGGGCATgcccaaggtcaagtctTACCTCAGCCCTATGACTCTGTTCATTGACGCGGCTTCCAAGGAGGCCGCCATTCCAGGGTTCGGAAACACCCCCGTCGTGTTCACGTATAGTCATGACGTCGCCAAATTCACGGCGGCATTGTTGACGTTGGATAAGTGGGAGAAGGAGTCGTACGTTATTGGTACCAAGCTTTCATTGAACGAGTTTCTTCAGCTTGCTGAGGAGGTTCGGG GAACTGAGTTCAAAAAGACTCATGACTCCTTGGAATTACTCAAGTCGGGCAAGATCACTGAGCTTCCTGGCCACCGCTATGCGTATGAACACTTTCCAAAAGAAGCACTGCAAGGGATGCTTGCCACTTTTGGAATACTTTTTGAAGAGGGGCAATTCGACTTTAAGCCGGAACGCAGCCTCAATGACATCTTTCCTGAGATCAAGCCTGTGTCGGCTAAGGAGATGTTGGAGATTGGATGGAAGAACTGA
- a CDS encoding PKS-ER domain-containing protein — protein MADQPSNSIYLTADGELTVTSVTEKYTPEDSECLIRVKYSGINPCDLNFYHIGLNSFITGFELSGTVEQTGPTSPFLVGDVVCGIPPLMVPMLSSLGTHQDFAIAKSELLYKVPDGLSLKDAGVICMAAHTAADALFNVLGLGFAAADVTGLDPTGKGILIWGGASSVGNMAIQMAKAAGFEFIFVTASAKNHATLKRLGATHCFDYKSSTIVEDIWNSQKILGVKLSMAFDTVGKGAVEHASTAGESTPSLAKRSLSPDRSDTRLVCTLPVAADLEYGFCTSYRPSGSHNAMGAPQDPEAPKRVRGVMEYFLATADRAVKLPVVTAVTGAEAGIEAIKRVARGDASQEKLVLEHPLQG, from the coding sequence ATGGCAGACCAACCATCCAACTCAATCTACCTCACTGCCGATGGCGAACTAACTGTTACATCTGTCACGGAGAAGTACACCCCTGAAGACTCGGAATGTTTGATTAGAGTCAAGTACTCGGGCATCAACCCCTGCGACCTCAACTTCTACCACATCGGTCTCAACTCTTTCATCACCGGCTTCGAACTATCCGGCACCGTTGAGCAGACAGGTCCAACCTCTCCTTTCCTTGTGGGAGATGTTGTCTGTGGCATCCCTCCCCTCATGGTCCCGATGCTTTCCTCGTTGGGAACACATCAAGACTTTGCCATAGCCAAGTCTGAGCTCCTCTACAAGGTACCGGATGGCCTGTCACTGAAGGATGCTGGTGTCATCTGCATGGCAGCCCATACAGCAGCTGATGCCCTGTTCAACGTtctgggccttggcttcGCTGCAGCAGATGTCACCGGTCTTGATCCAACCGGAAAGGGCATTTTGATCTGGGGAGGGGCTAGCAGCGTGGGTAACATGGCCAtccagatggccaaggccgctgGCTTCGAGTTCATTTTTGTGACAGCCTCGGCTAAAAACCACGCCACCCTTAAGCGCCTTGGAGCCACACACTGCTTCGACTATAAGAGCTCAACAATCGTTGAGGACATTTGGAACTCGCAAAAGATCCTCGGGGTGAAGCTGAGCATGGCCTTTGACACCGTTGGAAAGGGCGCCGTGGAACACGCCTCCACCGCTGGAGAGAGCACCCCTTCGCTGGCCAAGAGGTCCTTGTCCCCGGATCGGTCGGATACTCGTCTTGTTTGCACCCTCCCAGTTGCGGCGGATTTGGAATACGGGTTTTGCACCTCGTACCGTCCCAGTGGTAGTCATAATGCCATGGGAGCACCCCAAGATCCAGAGGCGCCTAAGCGCGTCCGTGGGGTCATGGAGTATTTCTTGGCAACGGCGGATAGAGCTGTCAAGCTCCCGGTTGTTACAGCTGTCACTGGGGCTGAGGCTGGCATTGAGGCGATCAAACGGGTCGCCCGTGGGGATGCAagccaggagaagctggttCTTGAACACCCTCTTCAAGGTTAG
- a CDS encoding Bifunctional cytochrome P450/NADPH--P450 reductase — protein sequence MAETVEIPTPAGLPLLGNIKSIDPEFPLGSMVSLAEQHGEIYRLKFPGRTVVIVSTQALVNETCNEKRFKKCVNSALTEIREGVHDGLFTAKLGEENWGIAHRVLMPAFGPLSIQRMFDEMHDIASQLALKWARYGPDSPIMVTDDFTRLTLDTLALCSMGYRFNSYYSPVLHPFIEAMGDFLTEAGEKPRRLPLPGIVYRERDRKYQQDIETMRSTAKEVLDARKAGGSTRKDLLTAMLEGVDTKTGKKMTDESIMDNLITFLIAGHETTSGLLSFAFYQLLTHPDAYQLAQKEVDQVVGKGPIQVGHLSKLPYLNGVLRETLRINATIPLFTVEAFEDTLLGGKYPVKAGETILNLLAKSQLDPKVFGDDANEFKPERMFDENFARLNKEFPNSWKPFGNGMRACIGRPFAWQEALLVMVMLLQNFNFVLDPSYELGFKQTLTIKPKDMHMRAILRDNLTPTTLERRLAGLPVSETKEANGVNGNSSDAKDGVPMTVLYGSNSGTCESLAQRVATDAAEHGFHVTKIDCLDTANGNLPSDQPVVIITASYEGQPPDNAGHFVAWVEKADQESKPLKDVSYAVFGCGHKDWVQTFHRIPKLVDRTLEQLGATRLVDIGLTDASENMVFSDFEAWEDNIMWPALEARYNAESKKSSAEKGLSVKSSNFRTLTLRQDVKEATVVETKTLTSSTDVKSKKKHIEVQLPEGTQYTAGDYLAVLPINPQEVVRRALRRFKLPMDAHLEISSSTPTVLPTDTSVSALDVLSSYVELSQPATKRNLLAIAEAAPDEATKAALTSLSEERYVEEVGNKRVSVLEILERYPSVDLPIGDFLQMLPSIRIRQYSISSSPLWNQSRATITFSVLKGPALSGQGTYNGVATSYLDSLADGDTLQVAIRSSPAAFSLPSNPEQTPIICIAAGSGLAPFRGFIQQRAIMIESGRKLAPSLLFFGCRAPDQDDLYRDEFDDWQKLGAVDVRRAYSRHGDGCKYVHHRIWQDKEEFIELWEKGATVYVCGSRAMADSVREVMIKVRSEMEKRSGGEMSVEEAKKWFDEQRNVRYVMDVFD from the exons atggccgagacaGTCGAGATTCCAACGCCTGCGGGCTTGCCTCTGTTGGGGAACATCAAATCAATTGACCCTGAGTTCCCATTGGGATCTATGGTGTCGCTTGCTGAGCAGCATG GCGAGATCTACCGTTTGAAATTCCCTGGCCGAActgtcgtcatcgtctcTACACAAGCTCTGGTCAACGAGACGTGCAACGAGAAGCGGTTCAAGAAGTGTGTCAATTCGGCACTTACT GAAATTAGAGAAGGAGTTCACGATGGACTATTTACT GCGAAACTCGGGGAGGAGAACTGGGGCATCGCTCACAGAGTGTTGATGCCAGCGTTTGGCCCATTGTCGATCCAGCGCATGTTTGACGAAATGCACGACATTGCCTCCCAACTGGCTCTCAAGTGGGCGCGATACGGACCTGATTCTCCCATCATGGTGACGGATGACTTTACTCGCCTAACTCTGGACACTCTGGCCTTGTGTTCCATGGGCTACAGATTCAACAGCTACTACTCTCCAGTCCTGCACCCGTTTATCGAGGCGATGGGCGATTTCCTCACAGAGGCTGGAGAAAAGCCTCGACGGCTGCCTCTACCCGGAATCGTCTACCGCGAGCGCGACCGGAAGTACCAACAGGATATCGAAACCATGAGAAGTACCGCCAAGGAGGTTCTCGACGCTCGAAAAGCAGGTGGAAGCACGCGGAAGGACCTTTTGACAGCAATGCTTGAGGGCGTGGACACGAAAACCGGCAAGAAGATGACCGACGAGAGTATCATGGACAACTTGATCACCTTCCTGATTGCAGGACACGAAACCACTTCCGGGCTGCTTTCTTTCGCTTTCTATCAGCTTCTCACACATCCCGATGCCTACCAGCTTGCTCAGAAAGAGGTGGATCAAGTGGTCGGCAAAGGGCCTATCCAAGTTGGACacctctccaagctccctTATCTGAACGGTGTTCTCAGAGAAACACTTCGTATCAACGCCACGATTCCTCTCTTCACTGTTGAGGCTTTTGAAGACACTCTGCTTGGAGGCAAGTATCCTGTCAAGGCTGGAGAGACGATTCTGAACCTCCTCGCCAAATCACAACTCGACCCCAAGGTGTTCGGCGACGATGCAAACGAGTTCAAACCAGAACGCATGTTTGACGAAAACTTTGCCAGGCTGAACAAGGAATTCCCAAACTCGTGGAAGCCCTTTGGCAATGGCATGCGAGCCTGCATCGGAAGGCCATTTGCCTGGCAGGAAGCTCTGCTCGTCATGGTTATGCTCTTACAGAACTTCAACTTTGTTCTTGATCCTAGCTACGAGCTTGGCTTCAAGCAGACGTTGACTATTAAGCCCAAGGACATGCACATGCGGGCGATCCTAAGAGATAACCTTACACCGACGACTCTTGAACGCCGTCTGGCTGGTTTGCCTGTCTCCGAAACGAAAGAGGCAAATGGGGTGAATGGCAACTCTTCTGATGCTAAAGACGGTGTCCCTATGACGGTCTTGTATGGATCTAATAGTGGAACATGCGAGTCTTTGGCGCAGAGAGTCGCAACCGACGCCGCAGAGCACGGGTTCCACGTCACCAAAATTGACTGTCTTGACACGGCGAATGGAAATCTGCCTTCGGACCAACCtgttgtcatcatcaccgcaTCATACGAGGGCCAGCCTCCTGATAATGCTGGACATTTCGTTGCGTGGGTTGAGAAGGCTGACCAAGAGTCCAAGCCACTCAAGGATGTCTCATATGCCGTCTTTGGCTGTGGTCACAAGGATTGGGTGCAGACCTTCCACCGCATTCCCAAGCTTGTGGACCGTACTCTTGAGCAGCTTGGTGCTACTCGGCTTGTCGACATTGGCCTTACTGATGCATCTGAGAACATGGTCTTCAGTGACTTTGAGGCATGGGAGGATAACATCATGTGGCCTGCTCTTGAGGCACGTTACAACGCCGAGTCTAAGAAGAGTTCTGCAGAAAAGGGATTGAGCGTCAAGAGCTCTAACTTTAGGACTCTTACCCTCCGCCAAGATGTCAAGGAGGCCACGGTTGTCGAAACCAAGACCCTCACGAGCAGCACCGATGTtaagtccaagaagaagcacaTTGAGGTGCAATTACCCGAAGGCACGCAGTACACGGCGGGAGACTACCTTGCCGTTCTGCCCATTAATCCACAGGAAGTTGTTCGTCGGGCATTGAGGAGGTTCAAGCTTCCAATGGATGCTCATCTTGAGATTTCGAGCAGTACGCCGACAGTACTCCCCACGGACACGTCTGTGTCAGCCCTGGATGTGTTGAGCTCCTACGTTGAGCTTTCGCAGCCGGCCACAAAGAGG AACCttcttgccattgccgaAGCTGCACCTGATGAAGCGACCAAAGCTGCTCTAACCTCCCTGTCCGAGGAAAGATACGTTGAGGAGGTCGGGAACAAGCGTGTGTCGGTTCTAGAAATCCTGGAACGGTATCCCTCAGTTGATCTACCTATCGGAGACTTTTTGCAGATGCTGCCATCCATCCGGATCCGTCAATA CTCgatctcctcatctccaCTGTGGAACCAGTCTCGCGCGACAATCACCTTCTCCGTGCTCAAGGGGCCAGCTTTATCAGGCCAAGGCACATATAACGGTGTTGCAACTTCTTATCTCGACTCTCTGGCTGATGGCGACACCCTACAAGTTGCCATCCGGTCATCGCCTGCTGCTTTCAGCTTGCCGTCAAACCCAGAACAGACCCCGATAATCTGCATTGCGGCTGGATCAGGACTTGCACCGTTCAGGGGTTTCATCCAGCAACGAGCCATCATGATCGAATCAGGTCGCAAGCTTGCGCCAAGTCTGCTCTTCTTTGGGTGCCGCGCTCCTGATCAAGATGATCTTTACCGTGACGAGTTCGACGACTGGCAGAAGCTCGGTGCAGTAGATGTGCGACGAGCGTACAGTCGACACGGAGACGGGTGCAAATATGTCCACCACCGCATCTGGCAGGACAAGGAAGAGTTTATTGAACTCTGGGAGAAGGGTGCTACCGTGTATGTGTGTGGTTCCAGGGCTATGGCTGATTCAGTAAGAGAGGTTATGATTAAGGTGAGGtctgagatggagaagagatcTGGGGGCGAAATGAGCGTTGAGGAGGCGAAGAAGTGGTTTGATGAGCAAAGGAATGTGCGATATGTAATGGACGTCTTTGATTAG
- a CDS encoding Peptidase A1 domain-containing protein produces MEAICQASSPSAIVIPPSQYFEGNDGPWSSFNVRVGTTHQDARVLVSTAAPATLVILSEYGCSERIFDDVPTNCAVSRGNLFNPNESSTWHNLGIFGINDGEVGLGANLGYQQPAQFGLDVLGVGLVDGSGGATLKTQTVGGIATASPFYLGIFGINNQPLNFTSLGNFSSPSFLTTLKDQKRIPSLSWSYTAGAIYRLKKVYGQLIFSGYDTSRFTENAITFTMADDITRDLVVALQAIIYSGADQASLLPSPINIYIDSTDPNIWLPESAVKAFESAFDLTLDEDSNLYLINDTHHNSLLKSDAEVSFRLSDVLDGGDTVTITLPYQAFALRAEYPLVEKSSYYFPLKLAANESQYTLGRTFLQEAYLTADYERHVFNVSQCTWDGGAEETLVTILPKGSQSGSNSDGGKDSDPSDEDPPDDSSDNKAQNSLSTGAIIGIVIGVVAVIAAAGAFFIIRRRRQSAKQAPNGPARNEETDTGADSPGFGKSELHADAIKPHTELMGDVHHFHELHSESKEAVGQTGRGSPLYELVGSDVPKVPAEYSNQPSPALSVADGVEGEARSTSPLTETSSKTGEVPKA; encoded by the exons ATGGAGGCAA TTTGTCAAGCCAGCAGCCCTTCAGCAATCGTTATCCCCCCGAGTCAGTATTT CGAGGGGAATGATGGCCCTTGGAGTAGCTTCAACGTGCGAGTCGGTACAACACATCAAGATGCCCGAGTTCTCGTGTCCACAGCCGCACCGGCGACGCTGGTGATTCTTTCGGAATATGGCTGCTCAGAAAGAATCTTTGACGATGTCCCTACGAATTGTGCTGTTTCACGAGGCAATTTATTCAACCCAAACGAGTCCTCGACCTGGCACAATCTTGGCATCTTTGGAATCAATGACGGAGAAGTCGGTCTAGGGGCAAATCTGGGATATCAACAACCGGCGCAATTTGGCTTGGATGTCCTTGGTGTCGGCCTTGTGGATGGAAGTGGAGGTGCTACCTTGAAGACTCAAACCGTTGGTGGTATTGCTACAGCATCTCCATTCTATTT GGGCATCTttggcatcaacaaccaGCCGTTGAACTTCACATCACTTGGCAACTTTTCTTCACCTTCATTCCTTACCACTCTGAAAGACCAGAAGCGCATCCCATCTCTCAGCTGGAGCTACACCGCAGGCGCGATCTATC GTCTGAAAAAGGTTTATGGTCAATTGATCTTCTCCGGCTACGATACCTCTCGTTTCACCGAAAATGCCATTACCTTCACCATGGCAGACGATATCACCCGTGATCTTGTGGTAGCACTTCAAGCCATTATATACAGTGGCGCTGATCAGGCCTCTCTGCTACCTTCACCCATCAACATCTACATTGACTCGACTGATCCCAATATCTGGCTACCAGAGTCAGCTGTCAAAGCCTTTGAATCCGCATTCGACCTCACCCTCGATGAAGACAGCAACCTATACCTAATTAATGACACGCACCACAATTCGCTTCTCAAGTCGGACGCCGAGGTCTCCTTCCGCTTGTCAGATGTTCTCGATGGTGGTGACACCGTCACAATCACGCTGCCCTACCAGGCATTCGCGCTCCGAGCAGAATATCCGTTAGTTGAGAAGAGTAGCTATTACTTCCCTCTCAAGCTGGCCGCCAACGAGTCACAGTACACGCTTGGACGGACCTTTCTGCAAGAAGC CTATCTAACGGCCGACTACGAACGACACGTGTTTAATGTCTCACAGTGCACCTGGGATGGGGGAGCAGAGGAAACTCTCGTCACCATTCTTCCCAAGGGCTCTCAGTCCGGTTCGAATTCTGATGGCGGAAAAGATTCAGATCCGTCAGATGAAGACCCGCCAGATGACTCTTCCGACAACAAGGCACAGAATTCATTGAGTACTGGTGCAATCATTGGCATTGTTATTGGAGTCGTCGCTGTCATCGCTGCCGCCGGAGCCTTCTTCATAATCCGGAGACGTCGACAGTCCGCAAAGCAAGCGCCAAATGGGCCAGCGCGGAATGAGGAGACTGATACAGGCGCAGACTCTCCTGGGTTCGGCAAGAGCGAGTTGCATGCGGATGCTATCAAACCCCATACGGAACTGATGGGTGACGTTCATCACTTCCATGAACTACATTCTGAATCGAAAGAGGCGGTAGGCCAGACGGGAAGGGGTTCTCCATTGTATGAGTTAGTGGGGAGCGATGTGCCAAAAGTTCCGGCAGAGTATAGCAATCAGCCATCTCCGGCTCTATCAGTGGCCGATGGTGtggaaggagaagcccgTTCAACCAGTCCTTTAACGGAAACCAGCTCGAAGACGGGTGAGGTTCCCAAGGCATAA